The Apodemus sylvaticus unplaced genomic scaffold, mApoSyl1.1 scaffold_543, whole genome shotgun sequence genome segment TACTCCTGGAAGGGTGTAAATAATATAATGGCAAAGCTAGACAGGACAATTACCAAATCAGATTTACTTATGTTAAAGTAGAAATTAGGGCTATAGAGAGGTAGTAAATTGTAAAGGTCACACAAGGAATTAAAGTAAAATTAAGAATCTGAGTTTTCATATCACAAGTTTATTTTAGTCTGAACTGTCATCATTTGACATCTTAATTTTATAGATGGGGTAACTAAAGTATCCTAAGAATGTTGACAGCCAAGCTCCTGCCACTGAAGCGTCCGGGActgaaaatttgattttaaatatgaGGCTTGACTTTATTGTAATGCTTCTTTCTGGATGTGAGAAGGAAGACATCCCCCTTCTTATTAAACTAAATAATGGGCTGAAGATAATTTACAGAAATAATTTGTCTTTCTCTCTAAGAGTAAATTAAGGTtgctttattgctttattttcagAACTTGTACAGTCCCAAGGAGGCTCTATAAAGGCAGGAATCCAGAACACCTAGCACAAAGGAAggcacttaataaatatttgttgttaaATCTATGACacactgaaggaagaaaggaatgtaGGTTGGGTACTGGTTTCCCAGAGGATAATGGATGGACAATCATTAGTGCTGAAAAAAAGTGGGAATGAATGAGGAAAAGAGGTGGGGGGAGCCCTTAAAGGAGCAGCTCAATCTTTATCAGACTGAAACTACAGATAATCAGCAAATGTTGAGTGTCTTGTGATTGGTAGAGAGACTTAAATAAGGCCCCTTAAAATTATTATCCACCCCCACAACCCTACTCccctttaaattttgtttcagtCATTACCCAGGGACCGGATACAGAGATTCCTATGGGGAGTTCTAATGGGTCGATTCAATTTCAGCTGGATGACGCCACTTAGCCAAGCATTAAGAGCTACAGCTCCGGGAAAGCCACgacacagagagggggagagaaagaaattatagcaAGGAGCAATAAATCCCTTCCCATCCTCCCCTATAACCCATTCACAAGACCTCCAGAAACCATCTGCATTCACAAAACAGCCAGCTAGCTGAACTGAACACACAGTGCAACCTCACCCTACACACATACTGCCGCAGATCATATACCAACACACCCAGAGTTGTATAAATAATCACACCACTAGCAGCAGTATCTATTGCTCCGTTGAGATATCCTGTGTCTACAACTGCAGTTTCTGCTGCTTCGGTTCTTCTGACAGATTGGAGGAGACGGAggcggaggtggaggtgggggctaaagggaggtgggggagtaggtaaggaaggaggaaggggataaggggagggggaggggaagaggaggggaagaaaaatattggaggaggaggggggaaagaaactggaggaggagaagggggaggagtaagaggcggaggaggagggggaggagaaagagaaggaggtggagaaagagaaggaggtggagaaagaggaggaggagaaagaagaggaggtgaACTTACCCTGCTGAGCCTTCTTTGGGGAATACGTGCATCAAGATTCAGCTCTGCATGTAAAATCTATACGGTGTGTCTGCCACTACAGGTctgattttcacacacacacaccgccgttttttttatttgctctctcttcctctctccctctctccctctctccctctccctgtctccctctctccctgtctccctctctccctctcccttttcttctctccctctccctctgtctctccctccctctcgtgtgtgtgtgtgtgtgtgtgtgtgtgtgtgtctctctctctctctctctctctctctctctctctctctctctctctctctctcctctctctctctccctccctccctccccctcgcGCTCTCGCtcgagctctctctctctctctctctctctctctctctctctctctctctctctctctctctctctctctctctctctctctctccctctctcctgctgtGTCGGAAAGACCAAGACAGAACTATCTCTGTTTTATCTTCTCTTCCACTGAAGGAGTTTTCATTCAGACTTTCCGAAGAGAGGTGGAGAAACCTAAAGACTCAGAAGAGGTCCTTTGAGCCAGATCAAGCATTAGTTCTTCTGCTTTTCTCGGCATGGATAAACCATTTTCTCAAGGTAAGCCACGGGGATTAGCTCTTAAAGACTTCAGAATTTCTTCTATGCAATGTACAGATTGCCATTCATTTCagcctgtggggtgtgtgtgtgtgtgtgtgtgtgtgtgtgtgtgtgcgcgcgcacgcgcgcgcgcgtgcacacatacacacagagtaaacCTTTAAAATGGCATTTAAATGAATCATTTCTTGTAGAAAATTATCCATACTGGAAATCAAAATAGGAATTCAATATGAACCTTTTTTTATCCAAATGCCAATTTAATGTATAGTCTGATGCTCTTTAATGCATTTTGGTGCTTACCTAAGCCTCTTACAGTGCAGCCTAACCACCCAAGGTGAGGACGTAGGAAAAGCCAGTGCTGAGGCCAGTCTGGCTGCCCAGCGGGCATCCTTGTCAGCATGGGGCTAGTCTGCTATTGGCTCATAAGTCTGGGCTGTGCATCATTCGGATTTCATCATATCACCTTGCCTTGGGAAGAAATGGCGCAAGCTGACACGGCATAACCCCCCACTTACATTGAGTCAGAGCAATGATTTAGAAATTTCTGGATTCATGCCTGAGTACATGTGTACATATCTGTATGCGGCATAGGGAATTTTGTCCAAAATAAGAAACTGTGCACATATCTAGTTAGTCAAAAGACATTTGCTAGGACCTAGGGCAATGATTTAAAATACACTTCCTTCCACACATCTAGTTATTACTCACCTATAAATGCTGCAAATCAAGTTCAATGAACAGAAAACAAATCTTGAAACCTGtactgttatattttaaaatgcaaattattgTTGCTTTTCTGCCCATATCAAAATCTCCCTGTAATGCAATGTGTTATCACATGAATTggagtatataatatattaaagcaTGTTCTCAACAAGTCATctgtatacataaacacaaataaaagagAGACTAGCAGTTCATTCACAGTTAAGTATACCCTTGTCTCTTTGATTCTAACATGCAGTAAGACTTATTGTAAAATTCTagacattttgtttctttgtgttctgtttttaGGTCTGTAGCTGTGAAACATAATCTAGTGATCTGAGTGACTTGGATTTAGAGATATTTATTCAAAATTAATAAGGAAGcaaaggattgaaaagaaaggagACTAATTCTTCATGAAAGAATTTAATACTTAGATATGCAGCCAAAACCCAGCACAGAATTTAGAACAGGGCAAAATGGGCTTTAAAAATTCGACTTATATGTCTCTTCATTTGCAGATGAAGAAACAGACAGGTCACTGGCCTATAGTAATACAGCAAAGTAAAGCTAACATTAAGACCATAACCAAAGCTTCTTGTGTcttagaaaagaagctggggctTATAAGATTCTAATGTCTTAAATGAACAACTAACTTCTTAGAATTTTCCTCACCATTAGAAGCTTATGAATGTATTTGGTGTTACAATTTTTCTCTACATCACTCAAACACCAATATCTTTAATAATGTCAAGTTCTTAAAACTTCAAGGCTCAGGGGTTTGAAATCAACTATATAAGTTTTAATGAAACTATTAAAGTAATGAATAGGATTGGGTTAGCAATGTGACAAGTTAAGAGTTAAATGTGGTGAGGACCTGGCAGCTCTAGCAAGATGTATGCGGTAGGAGGGAGGCCCCATCAGTAACAGAGAGGTCAGTAATGTAAACTATATACAACTTGGTATTTGTAAGGGGTGTGTGCTTTGATAGAGATGCAAATGCTTTTGCACAGAGAAGGAGTTTTTAGAGAGCAGACTTTGGAATAGTAGAACTAAGAAAACATATAAAGCCATAGCAGAAATTCCCCCTATGTTTGCTTTCAGTTATTCTGAGAACAAGTGTATATAACAGCAGAGTACAGAGGGAAAAAACACATTTCACAGTAAGGTACAAAACAGCATTGAGCCTGTAAGAGTGGGAGAAAACAGCAGTTagtccttctttcttctcccatctttttaaaaatcaacatttaaTCACAATCTATCAAAAAAGATTTATCATAGAATTCACAAATGTCTTAAGGCATCAGCATAGAAGAACTTTAAGCAGAAAAGTTTTCAAGTTTTGCCTCAACAACAGATTTTAggttttagagagaaaaacacattttcttttattaataaacattACCATTTCATGAATAGGTTTAGCTTTCTAGTTcctaaataagaaaggaaatttCTGTTTAGGTCAAATATAGCAAATTTCATGGCTATAGAAAAACTATTCAGAGAGCCGTGAGCACCTGGCCAGCAAGACTGACAGGGGTGAGTTACAATGCATCATTCATTACTGCAGAGGTACTACGTGACAAAAATCACTAGATTCCATCACTATATAGCCAAGACTCATAACCACACTGACTGCTATTTAGTAATATGTGATATGTATACTCtttgtcatttatttaaatatcaaattGTCCACAGGCAGTTTGTTAGGTGTTGCTGCTCACAAAGAATGGTTTTTTAGTGGGTGGACTCCTGAATAATAAACATGCATGCAGTGGTAGTTTCTCATCTAGTCTACAAGTAGTatcttgcttatttgtttttcaaCATTCCCCCCTTACCTTCTGATGTAGAATATGCCTATTGTTTCAGTTTATCTTTTTTAGCTAGATTGATTCAGCAGGGCCAGAATATCAAAAATGTTTATTGTAATTCAGTCTTTAATTACTACACTAAACCCCAATATTACTATTATTCTAACTGCCCACATTAGATCTCAGAATCcattctaataaaaaaattaagaacaggAAGAAACTAATTTCATACTGTCAGCCTCCTTAACCTGGGCCAACAGTGCTTCATTATTGTAGATTTCTTTAATCATGCAACAAAATCTCTTATTTTTGAAAAGTCTAGCCACTATTTCAATACGTTTTTTAACCTAAACACCATGTGACCTTCTGGTACCAGATAGACGCCCCcttagatatttttattgttagttcTAAGTTGTTTATATTATGACCTAGATTTTATCAAGTTTAACTTTCAACTTTGTGGGCATGCCTGAGTATTCAGTGACTTCACTATAATCCTGTTTTAGGAATATAACATGATTATCTCACATAActattacttgacattttccatGTATTTTGGAAATTGATGTATCTAACTGTATCTAGTATATGTTGCTATATTTAAAGCATACAAGATTTGAATGACTCTACCCATCCTGTATTTGATGAGTTGGACATAAGCCCATTTCTTATAATTTTGTCAAGCACTTTTCATAGCCCAAAGCTTCTACATTCGTATATAATCTACAGCCCAGATTAACAGTGTGTCATGTTTATTCAGATGTCCAATGAATACTGTCTATTTCTTTCCAATGCTAAGACTATGACTGTGTAAAGATTTAGTAAAGCTATGGGTGGGAGGTTGCAAGGACTTTAAGTGCTAGGAAAtgaatctatttttgtttttgaattttccaAATAAACAGGGGTACTTTGCCCAATTTATCCTCAAGAACCTGAAAATGTAGATGGTATGGATGAAAAGAATGATTAAATTACATAGCTATAGAAATATAGACCATTATGGGGCAGTATCCTTGGAAAGTTAGACCACCGCTATAATTATATAGGTATTAAAACTGagagcaaaagaaagcaaattattTGACAAAAGTATGATACATAATTGAGTCACAGAGTGTCCATTATGTTTATCTAATTTTAAAGCAGATGTAAGTTTAGCTAATCAGATTAATATGAGAATATAGCCTCAAAAGTCTCCAAAGTGTAGCCATTATTAGCTGCTGAACTCTTTATGAACTGTATCATTATTTTTCCCATGATTATTTCACTTTGGGTCTATTTCAGTGTTGTTTGCTTTATTATAGAATCCTAATCAGAtacttttttctatctctttgttcatttttatttattatttattcaatcTATCAAAATTATACAGCAGTATGAGTAATTGGTTCATTCTGATGATACTTAAAATCTGACAGATTTCAAAGATGTACCGTATTCATGCTAATGATCTTTATGTTCTGATATTCCATGTTGTCTCTTTGATTCatgtttccatttcctttttgaaCATTCAGTGTTCTAGGTACAAGAGTCTACTACCTGTAAAATATATTCTGCATGATCACCATTTGTTGATTCTACCAATATCAAGACCTTCAGGAGAAGGACTATACAACCATTTGTGGCACAATGAAGATGTAAGAATGTTCTTCTAATGTTCAACTAAGCTTAAATATAGTATAAGAACATCTCTTTACAAAAGCCATTTTTGGTGTAACATAGAGGAAAGCAGTCTGTACAGTATTTGTTTGGTAAATGCAATTGCATAATTATgatgatatttaaaaatagttcagGGCTTGTATTACAGTTTGATGTGGTTGTCACTACACAACCCAGTgttgtatatttaaaaatgtttgattCTGGAAGCTGAGTGTGGTAATACATACCTAGAGTCCCAGTTACTCTGGAAGCTGAAGCAAGAGAATGGTTGAATATATACATGTCCATGTACACATACGAGCAACTTTTCTTGGTAGGCCTTTGATGTTTCCTCTATTGCTTCAATACTGCTCTAGGAAATGACCTTTGTCTTTAACATTTGGctctatttttattagaattcAGATGCTCAAAACTTAGATTAGCCACATGAtagaataccaaaaaaaaaaaaaaaaaaaaaaaaaaaaatctagcatttGCTCCCAAACTGATTTATCATTAGAATAGAATGACCAGAATTTTCTGAAAATGAGTGagttcatttacaaaataaaagtattaaatgaAACATATAATACAGCATTTAAAATATGAAGTGGTGATAAGTCCTAACTTTTTCTTTGTCCCCCTAAACTTGTGACTTGTATGTTCTCATACattgtttgtatttcttttctcttaggaTTTTCTGATATGCTTTGAGGTCCATTTAACTACAAGGGCTCCTTTTTTTTAATCACCACAAGTGCCACTCTGACCTCAAATCACTTAGAGCTCAAAAATCTAGGCAAAATGGATGTCACAGCGATAGATGAGCTCCAACAAATTCTGCCTATTGAACAGCTGCGCTCTACTCACGCTAGCAATGATTATGTGGAACGGCCTCCAGCACCCTGTAAACAAACTCTTTCCAGCCCTTCTCTTATTGTGCAAACCCACAAGTCTGATTGGTCCCTGGCTACCATGCCTACTGCTCTCCCACGCAGTATCAGCCAGTGCCATCAGCTGCatcccctgcctcagcatctgAGCCAATCTAGCATTGCCAGCTCAATGTCCCAAAGCACCACTGCCTCTGATCAAAGGCTCTTGGCCAGCATTACACCCTCTCCTTCAGGCCAGtccatcatcagaacccagcctGGAGCAGGGGTCCACCCAAAAGTCGATGGTGCTCTGAAGGGAGAAGCTGAGCAAGGATGTGTAGGTCATCCCAGTGATCACCTCTTTATCTGCGAAGAGTGTGGGCGCTGCAAGTGTGTCCCCTGCACAGCGGTTCGCCCTCTGCCCTCCTGCTGGATGTGCAACCAGCGTTGCCTTTGCTCTGCTGAGAGCCTCCTTGATTATGGCACTTGCCTCTGCTGTGTCAAGGGCCTCTTCTATCACTGCTCCACTGATGATGAAGACAACTGCGCTGATGAGCCCTGCTCCTGTGGGCCTAGCTCCTGCTTCATTCGCTGGGCAGCCATGAGTCTCATCTCCCTCTTCTTACCCTGCCTGTGCTGCTACCTGCCTACCCGTGGATGCCTCCATCTGTGCCAGCAGGGCTATGATAgcctccgtagaccaggctgccgCTGTAAGAGGCACACCAACACTGTGTGCAGAAAAATCTCTTCTAGTAGCTCACCCTTCCCCAAGGCCCAGGAAAAGTCTGTATGACCTTCCTACAAGATGGATCCAGAGTGTTCTCCTTCTGACCATCTTCAGTAATGCATAGGCCTCATGTTTGGGGGAGGGTGTGAGATAATAACCTAGCCAAAGTTAGGACCTCACCTTTTTTGTTCCTGCGGCGTCAGAAGAATAGCAAAGTATATCCTAGTGCAGGATGCCTTGCTTTTTTTCACAATATCTATCCCACTCTTCTTCAATCTTCTGACACCCAGCCTGCTTGGCTATTTTTGCTGTCATGGTAAATTCAGGTGATATATGGGCATGAGGTTTGGACACTGAGGACTGACAGAGCCAGCAACGTGGAGGTTTAGGGGCTCCCCAAGGTCATGCCTCTCGGTGCAGGCTCTGATTGTCACTCTGCTTTCCACAGTGCCTTTGAAGACTCTTCTAAGATGGTCATCACAGGTGCATGTGGAACAGTGTTCAACCTTCCAGGGAATATAAATTCCACCACCaccccttcatccctccctccccaaccctcctccatcttttcttcctttctatctccctgtctcttctttcATTATcctgttctgttcttttttatCTCTCCTTTTACTTTgctacttttctttatttcctacCTTTCTATTATTCTGCTTTCTAAGACtaatctttgtttatatttttattttgtttgctatttgtttctttctgcctctttttctcTGACACATTCAAAAGTATGGTTTTTCCATAGGTGTTTTCTTAGATGCCAAACTTTGCTATGTTATACTATTTACTAAATTGTATTAAGGGAACAAGATTATTGTAATGAACTGGTTGCTAGCAATAGTCGGTATCCCAATGTGTGTATGCACTCACAAGCACACCCACCTGTTTGTGAGTATATGAGGCTTTCCTACATTTCCGAATTCAATTAGTTGAagtgttttttctccttttcctgatAACCAACTTATAGTACTGACAGATTCTACTAGCATGCTAAGTAGAATAGTAAATCAGGATGCTCATAACTTTGTATGTCTGACCCAAGTGCCAAAGGCAGACGTGCTTTATAGCTAAATGAACAAAGCAAAGGATATTACAGAGGTATGTTCTCTCTTAGAAGCTAACTGCCCTGAGACTGCATGGCTCAGGCCTTAATAATGGATTTTAAAGTCATAAAATTTTAGAGCTGGAAGGAATCTCAAATATTAGTCTAGTTCAATGTTGtaattttacagatgggaaaactgaggtCTGGAAATAGGAAGGGAATTGCCCAAGGCCACATACTAGAGTTGATAGAAATTGACAGGAACATGGGGCTTCTGACTCctacttctttgtttttctccttcattATATTGACTCACTGAACTTTTTCTTAGGACTCTGTTAACATTTCCAGAACATGATTCCCTTTCAGAAACTATAAGAAGTTAGAGTAGTGGTCTTTCTGCAATGAAAAAATAAGTAGTTAATTAACTACTGGGTATTGAGGCTGCCCCCAGTGGACATCACCTTTGATTCTGTCACCTTGTAGAAGCTCAAATGTGTGTGGGGAAATATAAAGAAACCCTAACCAAGTTGTATCTTCACCATTGCATCTACACTTTGATGCACACACTG includes the following:
- the Spry3 gene encoding protein sprouty homolog 3 gives rise to the protein MDVTAIDELQQILPIEQLRSTHASNDYVERPPAPCKQTLSSPSLIVQTHKSDWSLATMPTALPRSISQCHQLHPLPQHLSQSSIASSMSQSTTASDQRLLASITPSPSGQSIIRTQPGAGVHPKVDGALKGEAEQGCVGHPSDHLFICEECGRCKCVPCTAVRPLPSCWMCNQRCLCSAESLLDYGTCLCCVKGLFYHCSTDDEDNCADEPCSCGPSSCFIRWAAMSLISLFLPCLCCYLPTRGCLHLCQQGYDSLRRPGCRCKRHTNTVCRKISSSSSPFPKAQEKSV